The following coding sequences lie in one Myxococcus xanthus genomic window:
- a CDS encoding AHH domain-containing protein, whose product MRLVAVVSLLLLSTGCATTRIVHIDAGNGQRVVHESVDVDPVDVSEDEFKSALTRLILDMRMDVAFRAAEAADERGWVRSRTLLASSKGLADSGSGSSPESLYARICPDADDCLTLVGGTGLTFSRRDRTLMALSFALDTVWESVEAEVGKVLNPVALKALVTSAALTLLLTLALPEPVTKVIAVALTAAMVAYLGVVPVWEIGRGFVRLWDDAGTAMSVIELQGIGHRFGRVLGTNGTRVLVLVVMAALGGKNAMAAQGPKLPGFPQAAIRAQAEAGFQLGAAMGGGVTSIALPAAGVLNVALAPGAAAALAMYSEGRSPGDEVGPFHHICTNKNTKSAVTGGPWTPLCVEAFARAGMSLEDVANKVRLGGHKGPHPREYHEAVLRRLNDALGKCRNKDACRSRLVEELAKIADELLTQGSELRRLIVPKEG is encoded by the coding sequence ATGAGATTGGTTGCAGTGGTGTCTTTGCTGCTTCTTTCGACGGGGTGTGCGACCACTCGCATTGTCCATATCGATGCTGGAAATGGTCAGCGAGTCGTCCACGAGTCGGTAGATGTTGACCCAGTCGACGTGAGCGAGGACGAATTCAAGTCTGCTCTCACGCGGCTCATCCTCGACATGCGCATGGATGTTGCGTTCCGAGCGGCTGAAGCGGCGGATGAGCGAGGATGGGTGCGCTCCAGGACCCTGCTCGCGTCCTCGAAGGGCCTCGCGGATTCAGGTTCGGGGAGTTCACCTGAGTCTTTGTACGCGCGCATCTGCCCCGACGCGGACGACTGCTTGACCCTGGTGGGTGGAACGGGGCTGACGTTCTCCCGGAGGGACCGGACGCTGATGGCGCTGTCCTTCGCACTCGACACTGTATGGGAGAGCGTCGAGGCCGAGGTCGGCAAGGTGCTGAACCCAGTGGCGCTCAAGGCCCTGGTGACGTCAGCCGCGCTGACGCTGCTCCTCACGCTGGCGTTGCCCGAGCCCGTCACCAAGGTCATCGCGGTAGCTCTGACGGCGGCGATGGTGGCCTACCTGGGCGTGGTGCCCGTCTGGGAGATTGGGCGCGGATTCGTCCGGTTGTGGGATGATGCGGGGACGGCGATGAGCGTCATCGAGCTACAAGGCATCGGGCATCGGTTCGGGCGGGTGCTCGGCACGAACGGCACGCGCGTCCTTGTGCTCGTCGTCATGGCGGCGCTTGGAGGAAAGAACGCGATGGCGGCCCAGGGGCCGAAGCTCCCGGGCTTCCCCCAGGCCGCGATTCGAGCGCAGGCCGAGGCGGGATTTCAGCTCGGAGCGGCGATGGGCGGCGGTGTCACGTCCATCGCGCTTCCCGCTGCTGGTGTGCTGAATGTCGCGCTCGCTCCGGGAGCTGCTGCGGCCCTTGCGATGTACTCTGAAGGGCGGTCTCCTGGCGACGAGGTAGGGCCTTTTCATCACATCTGCACGAACAAGAACACAAAATCCGCTGTGACTGGTGGTCCTTGGACGCCGCTGTGCGTAGAGGCTTTCGCCCGAGCCGGGATGTCCCTGGAAGACGTCGCCAACAAAGTCCGACTGGGGGGCCACAAAGGGCCTCATCCGCGTGAATACCATGAGGCCGTATTGCGGCGCTTGAATGACGCACTAGGAAAATGCAGGAACAAAGATGCGTGTCGGAGTCGCTTGGTCGAGGAGCTTGCGAAAATCGCAGATGAGCTTCTGACGCAGGGTTCAGAGCTTCGGCGCCTGATTGTGCCGAAGGAGGGCTAG
- a CDS encoding DUF2381 family protein → MRPTQFTRSILTFAALATLSAHAADHYRRSILLSEHPENGTHSVYVKGQVITTLRFEQPVNPSKTKMLGWEGRLEPLTVVHNKVILEPIRDLHRDDGLPLVVTLTDGTEVPFLVRPPWPRRDNDWAPILDQQVDVFKNRESHASMHAALVDALAKNDALMEENERYRKEETSEDHALAALLASGAVAQTPFTIFDHVSGKDADAAVDATIFKGKGKAAVVFKVKNLATEKSWSVKRVRLVTVNGGHDRAVAVRATVREVMPGGSGVLAVVADGAAFVDDGELTSLWLELYQHDGLRQAFVQLAPTLIAR, encoded by the coding sequence ATGAGACCTACCCAATTCACAAGGTCTATCCTGACTTTCGCAGCGCTAGCGACGTTGAGTGCGCATGCCGCCGATCACTATCGGCGGTCCATCCTGCTCTCCGAGCATCCGGAGAACGGGACTCACTCCGTCTACGTGAAGGGGCAGGTCATCACGACGTTGCGCTTCGAGCAGCCCGTCAACCCGAGCAAGACGAAGATGCTCGGCTGGGAAGGTCGACTCGAACCACTCACGGTGGTCCACAACAAGGTCATCCTGGAGCCCATCCGGGATCTCCACCGCGATGACGGCCTTCCGTTGGTCGTGACCCTGACGGATGGCACGGAGGTCCCGTTCCTTGTGAGGCCACCTTGGCCGAGGAGGGACAACGACTGGGCACCAATCCTCGACCAGCAGGTCGACGTGTTCAAGAACCGGGAGAGCCACGCGTCGATGCACGCAGCGCTGGTTGATGCACTCGCGAAGAACGACGCCCTGATGGAAGAGAACGAACGCTACCGCAAAGAGGAGACCTCCGAGGACCACGCCCTGGCCGCCCTGCTCGCGTCGGGGGCGGTTGCGCAGACCCCGTTCACGATCTTTGACCACGTTTCTGGCAAAGACGCGGATGCCGCAGTTGATGCCACGATCTTCAAGGGCAAGGGCAAAGCGGCCGTGGTCTTCAAGGTCAAGAACCTTGCCACCGAGAAATCCTGGAGCGTCAAAAGGGTGCGCCTTGTGACTGTGAATGGCGGTCATGACCGAGCGGTCGCTGTTCGTGCGACGGTTCGCGAAGTCATGCCCGGCGGGTCTGGTGTACTGGCCGTTGTCGCTGACGGTGCCGCTTTCGTGGACGACGGCGAATTGACCAGCCTTTGGCTGGAGCTCTACCAGCACGATGGGCTGCGGCAGGCATTCGTCCAGCTAGCTCCCACTCTCATTGCGAGGTAA
- a CDS encoding Glu/Leu/Phe/Val family dehydrogenase: MASEENFMRAPAPTPKRTVYTEAMEIFHRAADLIALDKRVRLELEEPDYEHIFYVTAKLKDRLVPLSEEKARTFSNLPETQVRNKEGLELLANGNIILNGRALLGSDVDIRQGHLRLPDGKVYQLVPGESQRFKAYRVQHNQARGPYKGGLRYHREVSLDLFKALAAEMTWKTAIAEVPFGGGKGGIQIDPREYGREEIEAITLRFMYRLKSMIGPDIDIPAPDVGTNPGIMALLYRQYSDGERERHNLRGIVTGKDVRIGGSEGRNKATGQGVAFCIEDYYADRGESVKGKTFILQGFGNVGSHAANILSQMGARLLAVNDADGTIFNGDGIDVAALSAYVQDSKNLKRSVLGFPGAQRIEKKDLWDVQADILVPAALGGEITAEVAERLRVKLVAEGANGPTTPEADRILEKRGIELIPDIIANAGGVTVSYYEWIQNKRMERWSEAEVDQRLERAMKRNYRIIRDISRNQPRKTEMHDSRQYCIGETVDTRCAAMILALKRIEAHYLLEGFSQ; this comes from the coding sequence ATGGCCAGCGAAGAGAATTTCATGCGTGCCCCGGCCCCTACGCCCAAGCGCACCGTCTACACCGAGGCGATGGAGATCTTCCATCGTGCCGCGGACCTCATCGCGCTGGACAAGCGCGTCCGCCTCGAGTTGGAGGAGCCGGACTACGAGCACATCTTCTATGTCACGGCGAAGCTGAAGGACCGCCTCGTCCCGCTCTCCGAGGAGAAGGCGCGCACGTTCTCCAACCTTCCCGAGACGCAGGTCCGGAACAAGGAGGGCCTGGAGCTGCTGGCCAACGGCAACATCATCCTCAACGGCCGCGCCCTGCTGGGCTCGGACGTGGACATCCGCCAGGGCCACCTGCGCCTGCCCGACGGCAAGGTGTACCAGTTGGTCCCCGGTGAGTCGCAGCGCTTCAAGGCCTACCGCGTGCAGCACAACCAGGCGCGCGGCCCCTACAAGGGCGGCCTGCGCTACCACCGCGAAGTGTCCCTGGACCTCTTCAAGGCCCTGGCCGCGGAGATGACCTGGAAGACGGCCATCGCCGAGGTTCCGTTCGGCGGCGGCAAGGGCGGCATCCAGATTGACCCGCGCGAGTACGGCCGCGAGGAGATCGAGGCCATCACCCTGCGCTTCATGTACCGGCTCAAGAGCATGATTGGCCCGGACATCGACATCCCGGCGCCGGACGTGGGCACCAACCCCGGCATCATGGCCCTGCTCTACCGCCAGTACTCGGACGGTGAGCGCGAGCGCCACAACCTGCGCGGCATCGTCACCGGCAAGGACGTGCGCATCGGTGGCTCCGAGGGCCGCAACAAGGCCACCGGCCAGGGCGTCGCCTTCTGCATCGAGGACTACTACGCCGACCGCGGCGAGTCCGTGAAGGGCAAGACGTTCATCCTCCAGGGCTTCGGCAACGTGGGCAGCCACGCCGCCAACATCCTGTCGCAGATGGGCGCCCGCCTGCTCGCGGTGAACGACGCCGACGGCACCATCTTCAATGGTGACGGCATCGACGTGGCCGCGCTCTCCGCCTACGTGCAGGACTCGAAGAACCTCAAGCGCAGCGTGCTCGGCTTCCCGGGCGCCCAGCGCATCGAGAAGAAGGACCTTTGGGACGTCCAGGCGGACATCCTGGTCCCCGCGGCCCTGGGCGGCGAAATCACCGCCGAGGTGGCCGAGCGCCTGCGCGTCAAGCTGGTGGCCGAGGGCGCCAACGGCCCCACCACCCCGGAGGCCGACCGCATCCTGGAGAAGCGCGGCATCGAGCTCATCCCGGACATCATCGCCAACGCCGGCGGCGTGACGGTGAGCTACTACGAGTGGATCCAGAACAAGCGCATGGAGCGCTGGAGCGAGGCCGAGGTCGACCAGCGGCTCGAGCGCGCCATGAAGCGCAACTACCGCATCATCCGCGACATCTCGCGCAACCAGCCGCGCAAGACGGAGATGCACGACAGCCGCCAGTACTGCATCGGTGAGACGGTGGACACCCGCTGCGCCGCCATGATTCTGGCGCTCAAGCGCATCGAGGCCCACTACCTCCTCGAGGGCTTCTCGCAGTAG
- a CDS encoding PilZ domain-containing protein codes for MFERPHERRSHLRFDKVFTVYLTTQDGMLRGVGRNISTRGMFVEVRDQVGLGEKLKVTFAGEDGTEMTCLCEVRYQVALAFGRKDGREGSSRGVGLRIVAYETQDDAPLLLVDRERVMH; via the coding sequence ATGTTTGAGCGTCCTCACGAGCGCCGTTCCCACCTCCGTTTCGACAAGGTCTTCACCGTCTACCTCACCACCCAGGATGGGATGCTTCGGGGTGTGGGCCGCAACATCAGCACGCGGGGCATGTTCGTGGAGGTGCGGGACCAGGTGGGCCTGGGCGAGAAGCTGAAGGTGACGTTCGCTGGCGAGGACGGGACGGAGATGACGTGCCTGTGCGAGGTCCGCTACCAGGTGGCCCTGGCCTTCGGGCGCAAGGACGGGCGCGAGGGCAGCAGCCGCGGCGTGGGGCTGCGCATCGTGGCCTATGAGACGCAGGACGACGCGCCCCTCCTGCTGGTGGACCGCGAGCGGGTGATGCACTGA